The following are encoded together in the Lathyrus oleraceus cultivar Zhongwan6 chromosome 3, CAAS_Psat_ZW6_1.0, whole genome shotgun sequence genome:
- the LOC127126177 gene encoding NADPH-dependent aldehyde reductase-like protein, chloroplastic produces the protein MATSLPQSAPLHDRVAIVTGSSRGIGKDIALHLASLGAKLVINYTSNSDLADSVAAHINANQATPRAITVRADVSDPDGVKYLFDSAEEAFNSPVHILVNSAGITDGKLPSIANTTDESFDRIMNVNAKGAFLCAREAANRLKRGGGGRIILLTTSLAAAFKPGYGAYTASKAAVEAMIKILAKELKGTGITANCVAPGPVATELFLEGKTEETVKMIAEGNPFGRIGETKDISPVVGFLATDSAEWINGQIIRVNGGYV, from the coding sequence ATGGCTACTTCACTTCCCCAATCAGCACCGCTTCATGATAGAGTGGCAATCGTCACCGGCTCCTCCCGCGGGATCGGGAAAGACATCGCACTTCACCTAGCTTCACTCGGCGCCAAACTCGTCATCAACTACACCTCCAACTCAGACCTTGCCGACTCAGTCGCCGCACATATCAACGCAAACCAAGCCACTCCACGAGCCATAACCGTCCGCGCCGACGTGTCAGATCCGGACGGCGTTAAGTATCTCTTCGACTCCGCTGAGGAAGCCTTCAACTCGCCTGTTCACATTCTCGTCAACTCAGCCGGCATCACCGACGGAAAGTTACCAAGCATAGCAAACACAACAGACGAATCCTTCGATCGTATCATGAACGTGAACGCAAAAGGAGCATTTCTCTGTGCGAGAGAAGCGGCGAACAGGCTAAAACGCGGCGGTGGAGGGAGAATCATTCTTCTGACGACGTCATTAGCAGCAGCTTTTAAGCCAGGTTACGGTGCGTACACGGCATCAAAGGCGGCGGTGGAAGCGATGATCAAGATTCTGGCGAAGGAGCTGAAGGGGACGGGGATTACCGCAAATTGCGTGGCGCCGGGACCTGTTGCGACGGAATTGTTCTTGGAAGGGAAGACGGAGGAGACGGTGAAGATGATTGCGGAAGGTAATCCTTTTGGTAGAATTGGTGAGACCAAAGATATTTCACCTGTTGTTGGATTTTTAGCCACAGATTCTGCTGAATGGATCAATGGTCAAATTATTCGTGTCAATGGTGGCTATGTTTAA